From one Rhizobium sp. BT04 genomic stretch:
- a CDS encoding transposase has protein sequence MARIEIMSGTERRRRWSDEAKLRILAEADEPGARIGDVARRHDIHPGQIRLWRQSFNYADRPTVFLPVEITEEVGVSQPSTAATRPTIVEILLRNGRSLKVAVDVELKLLGPLVACVEAV, from the coding sequence ATGGCTCGCATAGAGATCATGTCCGGTACCGAGCGCAGACGGCGTTGGTCGGACGAGGCGAAGCTGAGGATACTTGCGGAAGCTGATGAGCCCGGTGCTCGCATTGGCGATGTGGCGCGCCGGCACGACATTCATCCGGGCCAGATCCGCTTGTGGCGGCAATCATTCAACTATGCCGATCGGCCGACGGTGTTCCTCCCGGTGGAAATCACGGAGGAGGTTGGCGTAAGCCAGCCGTCTACCGCAGCAACAAGGCCGACGATCGTTGAGATCTTGCTTCGAAACGGTCGGAGCTTGAAGGTTGCGGTTGACGTTGAGTTGAAGCTGCTTGGCCCGCTCGTCGCTTGCGTGGAGGCGGTATGA
- a CDS encoding carboxymuconolactone decarboxylase family protein, translated as MAPAREIHGREVTERFERGLKTRREVLGGGYVDASVSKATDFNWPMQTLVTEYCWDAIWNRPGLERKQRSILNLGMISALNRPHELKLHVRGAINNGLTKEEIREVFLQVSIYCGVPAAIDSFRVAAEVFDEMGI; from the coding sequence ATGGCACCCGCAAGAGAAATTCATGGACGTGAAGTCACAGAGCGCTTTGAGCGCGGACTAAAGACCCGGCGCGAAGTCTTGGGGGGGGGCTATGTTGATGCGTCGGTCAGCAAAGCCACCGACTTCAATTGGCCGATGCAAACCCTCGTCACAGAATACTGCTGGGACGCGATTTGGAATCGGCCGGGCCTGGAGCGCAAGCAGCGCAGCATCCTCAATCTCGGGATGATTTCGGCCCTCAATCGTCCGCATGAGCTGAAACTGCATGTTCGCGGAGCAATCAACAACGGTCTTACCAAAGAGGAAATTCGGGAGGTTTTCCTCCAGGTTTCGATTTACTGCGGTGTTCCTGCGGCCATCGACAGCTTCCGCGTGGCAGCGGAAGTTTTCGACGAGATGGGCATCTAG
- a CDS encoding IS66 family transposase codes for METAPLDSQDELNTLRALVAEQAAKLESQEAEVIKRDSIIGLLRAQLELLRHRQHGASSEKIDRKIEQFELMLEEIEASRAEAEQRSGKAPCNCPTCGGTSFLKAADRVVQVLEHVPASVKIVRHVEKRMICRECDTTVAGEMPTLPIERGKPGPGLLAHIMIAKFDDHIPLYRLSEMYDRLGIDISRSVMADWVGRVSALLTPLVLLIRAHIAALDRIHTDDTPVDVLDPGRGKTKTGRVWVYVFDGSGYQSATPAAIAYYYSPDRRGAHPADHLASFSGVMHADGYGGYKKLYGNQIIEAACMAHVRRKFHDVIKLKPSPIAEEALSRIGALYDIENRIRGMSADERRTLRQHHARPVLDELKAWIEATLSTLPQKQRLAEAMRYALSRWAALSVYIDDGRVEIDNNIAERAMRPLGIGRKNWLFAGSDKGGERIANILTIIETVKLQGHNPEVYLTDVLTRIQDHPEDRIEDLLPWN; via the coding sequence ATGGAAACAGCGCCGCTGGACAGTCAGGACGAGCTCAATACTTTGCGCGCACTCGTCGCGGAACAGGCGGCAAAACTTGAGAGCCAGGAAGCCGAGGTCATCAAGCGAGACTCCATAATCGGGCTTCTTCGCGCGCAACTGGAGCTTCTCCGACATCGGCAACATGGCGCGTCTTCGGAAAAGATCGACAGGAAGATCGAGCAATTCGAGCTGATGTTGGAGGAGATCGAGGCCTCCCGGGCCGAGGCTGAACAGCGCTCCGGGAAAGCTCCCTGCAATTGCCCGACCTGCGGTGGCACTTCGTTCCTGAAGGCGGCCGACAGAGTGGTCCAGGTGCTGGAGCACGTGCCGGCGTCGGTCAAGATTGTCCGGCATGTCGAGAAGCGCATGATCTGCAGGGAATGCGATACGACAGTGGCTGGCGAGATGCCGACCTTGCCGATCGAGCGCGGCAAACCCGGGCCGGGGCTGCTCGCCCACATCATGATCGCCAAATTCGACGATCACATTCCCCTCTACCGCCTGTCAGAGATGTACGACCGGTTGGGGATAGACATCTCCCGATCCGTAATGGCCGACTGGGTCGGCCGGGTATCTGCATTGCTGACACCACTTGTCCTGTTAATCAGGGCCCATATCGCCGCACTCGACCGAATACATACGGACGATACCCCGGTCGATGTTCTCGACCCCGGGCGGGGCAAGACAAAAACCGGCAGGGTCTGGGTCTACGTCTTTGACGGCAGTGGCTATCAATCCGCCACTCCCGCAGCCATTGCCTATTACTACAGCCCCGACCGCAGGGGCGCACATCCGGCTGATCACCTGGCAAGCTTCAGCGGCGTCATGCATGCCGACGGCTACGGGGGTTACAAGAAGCTCTATGGCAACCAGATCATTGAAGCCGCCTGCATGGCGCATGTGCGCCGCAAGTTCCATGATGTGATAAAGCTCAAGCCGTCTCCGATCGCTGAGGAAGCGCTGTCACGCATCGGCGCTCTCTACGATATCGAGAACCGTATCCGAGGCATGTCGGCTGACGAGCGGCGCACCCTGCGCCAACACCATGCCCGGCCTGTTCTGGACGAACTCAAGGCCTGGATCGAGGCGACACTCTCGACTTTGCCTCAGAAGCAGAGGCTGGCCGAGGCGATGCGATATGCCCTGTCGCGATGGGCAGCCTTGAGCGTCTACATCGACGATGGCCGTGTCGAAATCGACAACAACATCGCTGAACGAGCCATGCGTCCGCTTGGAATTGGAAGGAAGAACTGGCTGTTTGCCGGCTCGGACAAGGGCGGCGAGCGCATCGCCAACATCCTCACCATCATCGAGACGGTCAAACTGCAAGGCCATAATCCAGAGGTCTATCTGACGGATGTCCTGACCCGGATCCAGGATCACCCCGAAGACCGAATTGAAGACCTCCTGCCTTGGAACTGA
- the tnpB gene encoding IS66 family insertion sequence element accessory protein TnpB (TnpB, as the term is used for proteins encoded by IS66 family insertion elements, is considered an accessory protein, since TnpC, encoded by a neighboring gene, is a DDE family transposase.), which yields MIGPSGNVRVYLACGVTDMRRGIDGLSALVETVVREAPGSGAIFGFRGKRADRIKLLWWDGQGFCLFYKILERGYFPWPTAKEGVAHLTQAQLSMLVEGIDWRRPAWTSAPGRTG from the coding sequence ATGATCGGCCCATCGGGGAATGTGAGGGTCTATCTGGCCTGCGGAGTGACCGATATGCGGCGTGGCATTGATGGTCTGTCCGCGCTGGTCGAGACGGTCGTGAGGGAGGCACCGGGCTCGGGCGCAATCTTCGGCTTTCGCGGAAAACGCGCGGACCGGATCAAGCTTCTTTGGTGGGATGGCCAGGGGTTCTGTCTGTTCTACAAGATTTTGGAGCGCGGATACTTTCCCTGGCCGACGGCGAAAGAGGGTGTAGCGCACCTGACGCAGGCGCAGCTTTCGATGCTCGTTGAGGGGATCGATTGGCGACGCCCGGCGTGGACTTCCGCTCCCGGCCGAACGGGATAA
- a CDS encoding SDR family oxidoreductase, protein MDLNQRVCIVTGGGSGIGRATAELFAKNGAYVVVADVNEDAAVRVANEIGSKAFGVRVDVSSAKDAESMVEKTTAKWGRVDVLVNNAGFGTTGNVVTIPEETWDRIMSVNVKGIFLCSKYVIPVMRRNGGGSIINTTSYTATSAIADRTAYVASKGAISSLTRAMAMDHAKEGIRVNAVAPGTIDSPYFTKIFAEAKDPAKLRSDFNARAVMDRMGTAEEIAEAMLFLASDRSRFATGSILTVDGGSSIGNHLVK, encoded by the coding sequence ATGGATTTGAATCAAAGAGTTTGTATCGTCACAGGGGGCGGCAGCGGCATTGGTCGTGCGACAGCCGAGCTTTTCGCAAAGAACGGCGCCTATGTGGTTGTTGCTGATGTCAATGAAGACGCCGCGGTTCGTGTGGCGAACGAGATCGGCTCGAAGGCTTTCGGTGTTCGCGTCGACGTCTCGTCCGCCAAGGACGCGGAAAGCATGGTTGAGAAGACGACCGCAAAGTGGGGCCGGGTCGACGTGCTCGTCAATAATGCCGGGTTCGGAACGACGGGGAATGTGGTGACCATTCCTGAAGAAACTTGGGACCGGATTATGTCCGTAAACGTCAAAGGGATCTTCCTTTGCTCAAAGTACGTCATTCCTGTTATGCGACGGAACGGCGGAGGTTCGATCATCAATACGACTTCCTACACCGCAACCTCAGCAATCGCGGACAGGACTGCCTACGTAGCATCGAAAGGAGCAATATCTTCGCTGACGCGCGCGATGGCCATGGATCATGCGAAAGAGGGAATTCGTGTCAACGCGGTCGCTCCAGGGACAATCGACTCTCCTTACTTCACGAAAATCTTCGCCGAAGCGAAGGACCCCGCGAAGCTTCGCAGCGATTTCAACGCCCGTGCCGTCATGGATCGGATGGGGACAGCTGAAGAGATTGCTGAAGCAATGCTTTTTCTTGCGTCCGATCGTTCGAGGTTCGCGACCGGTAGCATTCTGACGGTCGATGGCGGCTCCTCGATCGGAAACCACCTGGTCAAGTGA
- a CDS encoding LLM class flavin-dependent oxidoreductase: protein MTAQDDFRAAGNPMFNDNKLKLGVFGTNCSNACAITLAETTFEPTFDHNVEIAKKLEAAGWECMVPIARWRGFGGPSNFNGVNMDTFTWAAALAAVTTKLQFFSTTHIPTLNPIVATKMATTIDHISKGRYGLNLVTGWFTPEMEMFGVPMMEHDTRYEYATEWMDIVETLWKRNGVTFEGEFLKVKDAFSEPKPYNKAGRPLLICAGASGKGLHFTAKFCDFNFGFMQDMESGAAWVKKVKDLARTEYNRDLGTFTACPVIVRETEKEAKEYYDYYVNQKGDWEACENICEVLQVQSQNHSAEMYQKFKERFVAGWGGYPIVGNPEQVADKLVDLSNTGVNGALLTMVDYNEELPFFNDRVMPLLKQAGLRN, encoded by the coding sequence GTGACCGCACAAGACGATTTCCGCGCTGCCGGAAACCCAATGTTCAATGATAACAAGCTCAAGCTCGGCGTATTTGGCACGAATTGCTCGAATGCATGCGCGATTACGCTCGCTGAGACAACGTTCGAACCTACCTTCGACCACAACGTCGAGATTGCAAAGAAGCTTGAGGCAGCCGGTTGGGAATGCATGGTGCCGATTGCACGCTGGCGTGGTTTTGGCGGTCCTTCAAACTTCAATGGCGTGAACATGGATACGTTCACCTGGGCGGCCGCTCTCGCGGCGGTCACCACGAAGCTCCAGTTCTTCTCAACGACTCACATTCCGACGCTAAACCCGATTGTTGCAACCAAGATGGCGACAACAATCGATCACATCTCGAAGGGTCGATACGGCCTCAATCTCGTTACCGGCTGGTTCACTCCCGAAATGGAAATGTTCGGAGTTCCTATGATGGAGCACGACACCCGCTATGAATACGCCACTGAATGGATGGATATCGTCGAGACGCTCTGGAAACGCAATGGCGTTACCTTCGAAGGCGAGTTCCTCAAAGTCAAAGACGCCTTCAGTGAACCCAAACCCTACAACAAGGCGGGTCGCCCGCTCCTGATCTGCGCCGGCGCCTCGGGCAAGGGACTGCATTTCACCGCCAAGTTCTGCGACTTCAACTTCGGCTTCATGCAAGACATGGAATCCGGCGCTGCCTGGGTCAAAAAGGTGAAGGACCTGGCGCGTACTGAATATAACCGTGATCTTGGCACATTCACAGCTTGCCCCGTTATCGTTCGCGAAACGGAGAAGGAAGCAAAGGAATACTACGACTACTACGTCAACCAGAAGGGTGACTGGGAGGCATGCGAGAACATCTGTGAAGTTCTGCAGGTGCAATCTCAAAACCATTCTGCCGAAATGTATCAAAAATTCAAGGAACGCTTCGTCGCTGGCTGGGGTGGATACCCGATCGTCGGCAATCCAGAACAAGTCGCCGACAAGCTCGTGGATCTCAGCAATACAGGCGTCAACGGCGCCTTGCTGACAATGGTCGATTACAACGAGGAACTTCCCTTCTTTAACGACCGTGTCATGCCGCTGCTCAAGCAAGCCGGTCTGCGCAACTGA
- a CDS encoding zinc-dependent alcohol dehydrogenase family protein, with protein MQMRSVILRESGLPKPYSNSKPLKIELVELTPPGPMEVLVKIKAAGVCHSDLSAINGDRPRPLPVALGHEASGVVAAIGPSVEKVEVGDHVVMSFLPVCGHCSYCAEGRASLCEPGYQANAAGTLLSGGKHIRLRGYEINHHSGVSAFSEYAVVSASSVVKVTKDIDLATAALFGCAVMTGVGAVMNTCGVRPGRSVAVIGLGGVGLSAILGAVASGASDIVAIDLIQAKLDLAKELGATKTFLATSPNIVAQVKGATSGGVDYAIEMAGSKKAFELAYEITRRGGMTATAGLASANSRFEVSPLPLVGEERTIKGSYMGSCVPSRDIPRYIDLYLKGKLPVDKLLSSTGPLDEINEVFDRLDRAEINRHLVLMD; from the coding sequence ATGCAGATGCGTTCGGTAATCCTCAGGGAGTCGGGTCTGCCGAAGCCCTATTCAAATTCGAAACCTCTTAAGATTGAGCTTGTGGAACTGACGCCGCCTGGCCCCATGGAGGTGTTGGTCAAGATCAAGGCTGCCGGTGTCTGCCACTCTGACCTGTCCGCAATCAATGGGGACAGACCGCGTCCGCTTCCAGTCGCTCTAGGCCATGAGGCATCTGGCGTCGTCGCAGCAATCGGACCGAGTGTCGAGAAGGTTGAGGTTGGTGACCATGTAGTCATGTCATTTCTGCCGGTTTGTGGCCATTGCTCATATTGCGCTGAAGGCCGCGCCAGCCTCTGCGAACCGGGCTACCAGGCCAATGCTGCAGGAACGCTTCTATCCGGCGGCAAGCACATCCGTTTGAGAGGATACGAAATTAACCACCATAGCGGCGTTTCTGCGTTTTCCGAATATGCTGTCGTGTCGGCGAGCTCGGTAGTCAAAGTGACCAAAGATATCGATTTGGCGACAGCTGCTCTCTTCGGCTGTGCCGTTATGACCGGCGTTGGAGCTGTGATGAACACGTGTGGGGTCCGCCCAGGCCGTAGTGTGGCGGTAATCGGGCTCGGCGGCGTAGGCCTTTCGGCGATACTTGGCGCTGTTGCGAGCGGTGCAAGCGATATCGTGGCGATCGACCTAATCCAAGCGAAGCTGGATCTTGCCAAGGAGCTGGGAGCGACGAAGACTTTTTTGGCCACCTCGCCGAATATTGTTGCCCAAGTAAAAGGCGCGACAAGCGGCGGGGTAGACTACGCGATAGAGATGGCTGGATCCAAAAAGGCATTCGAGCTTGCATATGAGATTACCCGGCGCGGAGGGATGACCGCTACGGCCGGACTGGCCAGCGCAAATTCCCGTTTCGAGGTTTCGCCCTTGCCGTTGGTCGGAGAGGAGAGAACGATCAAGGGCAGCTATATGGGTTCCTGCGTGCCATCGCGCGACATACCCCGCTATATCGACCTTTACCTCAAAGGTAAGCTGCCAGTGGACAAATTGCTGTCGAGCACTGGCCCCCTTGATGAGATCAATGAGGTTTTCGACCGTCTTGACAGGGCCGAGATCAATCGACACCTAGTCTTGATGGACTGA
- a CDS encoding GntR family transcriptional regulator gives MGTIDLQIRRQNASLRILVEDKLRQAISSGRFKPGQRLVERELCELIGVGRTSVREALRQLEAEGLITSYPHRGPVVSTISYEEARQLYSVRALLESFAGQEFAENGSNEEIVALLETVEAFEAAAKSGSGTRIIEAKTAFYDCLMTGSKNVFVKQMLTSLHNRVTLLRMTSMTQPGRLQNSVFEIREIAAAIALRDGDRAAALCKRHIEIAAKVALDYLSKNPVETSE, from the coding sequence ATGGGAACGATCGACCTCCAGATTAGACGTCAAAACGCCTCTCTTCGAATCCTTGTTGAGGATAAGCTCCGGCAGGCTATTTCAAGTGGCCGTTTCAAGCCCGGGCAGCGGCTGGTGGAGCGCGAGTTGTGCGAACTTATCGGGGTTGGCCGAACTTCAGTTCGCGAGGCGCTACGCCAGTTAGAAGCTGAAGGGCTTATTACTAGCTATCCGCATCGGGGGCCGGTTGTCAGCACTATCAGCTACGAGGAGGCTAGGCAGCTTTATAGTGTACGCGCGCTGCTTGAAAGCTTTGCCGGCCAGGAGTTCGCCGAGAACGGTTCGAATGAAGAGATCGTTGCTCTCCTCGAGACCGTGGAAGCGTTCGAAGCCGCAGCCAAGAGCGGTTCCGGAACGCGGATCATCGAAGCCAAGACCGCTTTTTACGATTGTTTGATGACCGGCAGCAAGAACGTGTTTGTGAAGCAAATGCTCACGTCGTTGCACAACCGGGTCACATTGTTGCGGATGACATCGATGACCCAGCCAGGGCGGCTGCAGAACAGCGTTTTCGAAATAAGAGAGATTGCGGCCGCTATTGCGTTGCGTGATGGCGACAGGGCAGCCGCGCTTTGCAAGCGCCATATCGAAATCGCGGCTAAGGTGGCGTTGGACTACTTGAGCAAGAACCCCGTCGAAACCTCCGAGTAG
- a CDS encoding ABC transporter substrate-binding protein, translating into MLKKIVAALFTLSSLYHMNGVAKADGLDSLPPDQKALYENIDPAIPLGGTVYKDFVPKRPPPWKIGYASTYAGNTWRANILDEFTNVLLPRYKEAGLVSDLIVTQSDLKDAVQIQQMRQMVDDGVDAIVICCSNITALNKTIEYAHSKGVPVFSVSGYVTSPYAINATENNTDGGYKAAEWLAKEIGEKGNVLMVSGIPGFASSDSFDIGAKNAFDKFPGIKIVGTIAGKWTDQVAQVEVQKFLATNLAEVNGILVQSASENGVVNAVQQSGRDMMPIVLGGEASAACYWRKNPDFISKSFHFWPPRSDARLVWDVMMRTLEGQGPKIQSILRPALPYTIDDVKEVLKEDCDPNSTDWIEPKNNGWWPADVAANYFERPEDPLAWRPKK; encoded by the coding sequence ATGCTGAAGAAAATCGTTGCAGCGCTTTTTACGCTGTCGAGCCTTTATCACATGAACGGCGTGGCGAAGGCTGACGGCCTCGATTCGTTGCCGCCGGACCAAAAGGCGCTTTACGAGAATATCGATCCCGCCATTCCGCTCGGGGGGACGGTGTACAAAGATTTTGTTCCAAAACGTCCACCGCCGTGGAAAATTGGTTATGCATCCACATATGCCGGTAATACCTGGCGCGCGAACATCCTGGACGAATTCACCAACGTATTGCTTCCGAGATATAAGGAAGCAGGCCTAGTCTCCGATCTAATCGTCACGCAGTCTGACCTCAAAGACGCTGTCCAAATCCAGCAGATGCGGCAGATGGTTGACGACGGTGTTGATGCGATCGTCATTTGCTGCTCGAACATTACCGCACTTAACAAGACCATAGAGTATGCTCATTCGAAAGGCGTGCCAGTCTTCTCAGTCTCGGGCTATGTCACATCACCCTACGCAATCAATGCCACAGAGAATAACACCGACGGTGGCTACAAGGCTGCTGAATGGCTTGCCAAGGAAATCGGTGAAAAAGGCAACGTCCTGATGGTATCGGGCATCCCCGGTTTCGCATCATCGGACAGCTTCGACATCGGCGCGAAGAACGCGTTCGATAAATTCCCCGGTATCAAAATTGTAGGCACGATAGCTGGCAAATGGACCGACCAGGTCGCCCAGGTTGAGGTTCAGAAGTTTCTTGCCACCAATCTTGCTGAGGTTAATGGCATTCTCGTTCAGTCCGCTTCAGAAAACGGTGTCGTGAACGCAGTACAGCAATCCGGCCGCGACATGATGCCTATCGTGCTCGGGGGTGAGGCTTCGGCAGCCTGCTACTGGCGTAAGAACCCTGATTTCATAAGCAAGAGCTTCCATTTCTGGCCGCCGCGGTCTGATGCCCGCCTTGTGTGGGACGTCATGATGCGAACGCTCGAAGGCCAGGGACCAAAGATCCAGTCGATTCTTCGTCCTGCGCTTCCTTACACCATTGATGACGTGAAGGAAGTGCTGAAGGAAGATTGCGATCCCAATTCCACGGATTGGATCGAGCCGAAGAACAACGGCTGGTGGCCTGCAGACGTCGCTGCAAACTACTTCGAACGTCCTGAAGATCCGTTAGCTTGGCGGCCGAAGAAGTAA
- a CDS encoding alpha/beta fold hydrolase: MGAHAELIKRVTLAIEDPELPRLTPGLTTRISLQVGPEKSSLAVGGGIVALDGADENADVILSAPEGAWEKVMQVPPPATYHSFTAFQLANPEFTLSGSPVAIAQARPALERLFEIVVASPPLVAPKVDRNIEQVTGRYKRVEVGGVEHDIFYEEAGAGTPILFLHTAGADGRQFLPQLSDTGFARTNRLISVDLPFHGRSMPPLTWDGSPYQLTTDLYLTWCTAILDQLVGDRAIVVGGSMGAAMCMVLAAERPERLMGVIAVEPPLKSKGRRNPFQHNVNVHGSLHNSAYVRGIMSPLSPQEERRRASWIYSQGAPGVYPGDLSFYSDEFDGAVVGPKIDAKRTPTVLLSGTYDYSATPADGAALAALIPGSRHVVMEGLGHFPMCENPDYFRSFLQDAIRFVEDNG, encoded by the coding sequence ATGGGCGCCCATGCCGAGCTGATTAAACGCGTAACCCTGGCGATCGAAGATCCGGAGCTACCGCGACTGACCCCAGGTCTTACAACACGGATCTCGTTGCAAGTTGGACCAGAAAAGTCATCACTTGCTGTGGGAGGCGGGATAGTCGCACTGGACGGCGCGGACGAAAATGCTGACGTCATACTGAGTGCCCCAGAAGGAGCTTGGGAAAAGGTTATGCAGGTGCCGCCGCCGGCAACCTACCATTCGTTCACCGCCTTTCAACTCGCTAACCCTGAGTTCACGTTATCTGGTTCGCCCGTAGCAATCGCTCAAGCGCGTCCCGCTCTGGAGCGACTGTTCGAAATCGTCGTAGCGTCTCCGCCCCTAGTTGCGCCGAAGGTCGATCGAAATATTGAACAGGTCACCGGACGCTATAAGCGGGTAGAGGTCGGCGGCGTAGAACACGATATCTTTTACGAGGAAGCCGGTGCAGGAACTCCTATCCTTTTCCTCCATACGGCTGGCGCAGACGGCCGTCAGTTTCTACCGCAACTCTCCGACACTGGGTTTGCGCGTACGAACCGATTGATCTCAGTTGATCTGCCGTTTCACGGACGTTCGATGCCTCCTTTAACTTGGGACGGCTCGCCCTATCAACTCACAACGGATCTCTACCTGACCTGGTGCACGGCGATACTCGACCAGCTCGTCGGAGACAGAGCTATCGTCGTTGGAGGATCTATGGGCGCGGCGATGTGCATGGTGCTGGCGGCGGAGCGACCGGAACGTCTAATGGGTGTAATTGCGGTCGAGCCGCCGTTGAAGTCAAAGGGCCGTCGCAACCCCTTTCAACACAACGTCAACGTTCATGGGTCGCTTCATAACTCAGCCTATGTCCGCGGAATCATGAGCCCGCTCAGCCCGCAAGAAGAGCGACGCCGCGCCAGTTGGATCTACTCGCAGGGTGCTCCTGGAGTTTATCCCGGCGATCTTTCGTTCTACAGCGACGAGTTCGACGGTGCCGTCGTCGGTCCGAAGATTGATGCCAAGCGAACACCGACCGTTCTTCTCTCCGGGACCTATGACTACTCTGCGACGCCTGCAGACGGAGCAGCGTTAGCGGCCCTCATTCCTGGCAGCCGTCATGTCGTTATGGAGGGGCTTGGGCACTTTCCGATGTGCGAAAATCCTGACTATTTCCGGAGCTTCTTGCAAGACGCTATTCGGTTCGTCGAAGATAACGGCTGA
- a CDS encoding N-acyl homoserine lactonase family protein — translation MAGRILLNEWTVLAIHYGTAQRPVSDLILETNDIHDRPSQIDYFVWLIRLEDRLILVDTGFEAGEGAARGRTLLIHPVAALSSLGIKSSEITDVVVTHLHYDHAGNLPAFPNATFHIQDREMAYGTGRCMCHERMRRPFATEGVVDAVRLVFQSRVRFHDGDGEIVPGCRVHLVGGHSKGLQVVTVATGGALLVIASDALHFQHYLENDGAFPLFADYLEVIEGYNKLRVLAGANGLIIPGHDPEVLQKFSPLAPDLQFARVLL, via the coding sequence ATGGCGGGGAGAATTCTCTTGAACGAGTGGACAGTGCTCGCCATCCATTACGGCACCGCGCAAAGACCAGTAAGTGACCTGATACTAGAGACGAATGACATTCATGATCGTCCATCACAAATCGACTACTTCGTGTGGCTGATCCGTCTCGAGGACCGATTAATTCTTGTTGACACTGGTTTCGAAGCCGGAGAGGGCGCGGCCAGAGGGCGGACCCTCTTGATCCATCCGGTGGCAGCACTGAGCAGCCTTGGCATCAAATCCAGCGAAATTACTGATGTCGTTGTGACACACCTGCACTACGATCACGCCGGAAACCTCCCGGCCTTTCCTAACGCCACTTTTCACATTCAGGATCGGGAGATGGCGTATGGAACGGGGCGGTGTATGTGCCATGAGCGAATGCGTCGGCCTTTTGCTACAGAAGGTGTCGTCGACGCGGTCCGGCTCGTTTTTCAGTCACGGGTACGGTTCCATGATGGGGATGGGGAAATTGTTCCTGGATGCAGGGTGCATCTGGTTGGCGGTCACTCGAAAGGTTTGCAAGTTGTTACGGTGGCAACAGGCGGCGCTTTGCTGGTTATCGCTTCCGACGCGCTTCATTTCCAGCACTATCTTGAAAATGACGGCGCGTTTCCCCTGTTTGCAGATTACCTAGAGGTCATCGAGGGTTACAACAAGCTCCGCGTCCTTGCCGGAGCAAACGGACTCATCATTCCGGGTCATGACCCTGAGGTGCTACAGAAATTTTCTCCCCTTGCGCCAGACCTCCAGTTCGCTAGAGTTCTCCTGTGA
- a CDS encoding flavin reductase family protein — MADTSTEAQLAFKAAMRRFTSTICLITTELNGVRHGMAATAVQSVTADPPTVLVCINQSASVNQPLKISGKFAVNMLHLSHADLVPLFSGQLKGEERFHYGEWLSLDGMPVLSDAQAAFVCKLKDVVHVGTHDVVLGEVLEARFIESIAPLLYENGQLVRSSSISGSAA; from the coding sequence ATGGCCGATACCAGCACTGAGGCGCAGTTGGCTTTTAAGGCAGCTATGCGTCGGTTCACATCAACCATCTGCTTGATCACGACCGAACTCAACGGGGTCCGTCATGGCATGGCCGCCACCGCGGTCCAGTCGGTTACCGCGGACCCACCAACTGTTCTTGTCTGCATCAACCAATCGGCTTCGGTGAATCAGCCTTTGAAGATCTCCGGGAAGTTCGCCGTGAACATGCTGCATCTTTCACATGCCGATCTTGTGCCGCTGTTCAGTGGGCAATTGAAGGGTGAAGAGCGCTTTCATTACGGCGAGTGGCTGTCTCTCGACGGCATGCCGGTCCTGTCCGATGCGCAGGCGGCGTTTGTCTGCAAGCTAAAAGATGTCGTTCACGTTGGAACGCATGATGTTGTGCTCGGAGAAGTGCTCGAAGCACGGTTCATCGAGTCAATCGCGCCGCTTCTCTACGAAAACGGTCAACTCGTCAGGTCGTCGTCCATCAGTGGATCGGCCGCATAG